CCGGTGCACTGAGACCGGCCGGTGCACGGGGGCGGCCGGTCCGGAACGAGCGGTGCGGCGGGCGGTCTGCGGATGCGGGCGGGGTGCGGCCGTCTGACGATGAAGGGCCGGGCAGTCGGGTGGCCCGCGCCCTGCCCCAGGAGGTTGCCTTGCTGGCCGATGCGCACGCGGACATCCCGTCGCCGCTCGACATCGTGGCGCTCGCGGCCCTGATCGACGGCACCACGGCCGGGGTGGGCGTCCTCGACACCCGGCTGCGCTATCTGTACGTGAACCCGGCCCTCGAACGGCTCAACGGCGTCCCGGCCGCCGCACATCTGGGCCGTACGGTCTCCGAGGTGCTTCCCGAGGTCGACGCCCGCGAGGACCTCATGCGCGCGGTCCTCACCGACGGCCGGGCGCGCGAGATCACCTCCAGCGGCCGGACCCCCGCCGCGTCCGGCACCGCCACGCGCTACTGGCACGGGGCCTACCACCGGCTGGAGGTGGCCGGCCAGGTCGTGGGCGTCGCCGGGATCGTGCTGGAGGTCAAGGCGTCCGACGAGGACCAGCGCCTGCTCGCCCAGGCACAGCGCCACCTGAATCTCCTGGATGCCGCGACCACCCGGATCGGCACCACCCTCGACATGGACACCACCTGCGCGGAACTCGTCGACCTCGTCGTCCCGGGGCTCGCCGACCTCGCCACCGTCGAGGTGTTCCCGCGGGACGTCGCACCGCCGGTGCGCCCCGCACCGCCCGGGGTGCTCCGGCTGCGGCGGGCGGCGCTGACGGCGGTTCCGTGGCTGCGCGAGGCGGTCGCGCAGTTCGGCGTCGCCGGTGACTACGTCGACTACCAGGAGGACGCGGCCGTACCGCGCTGCCTGGCCACCAACCAGCCCGTCGTCGAGAACCTCACCGGCGACGAACAACTCGGCCGCTCCGCGCCCGCCCCCGAACGGGTGGCCACCTACCGGGCCCTCGGCATGCACTCGGCCGTCATCGTGCCGGTCACCGTGCGCAACGGGCCGATCGGCGTCCTCGGCCTGGTCAGGGCCGGGGACTCACCCGTCTTCACGGACGAGGACGTGGTGGTCGCCCGGGAGCTCGCCGGGCGGGCCGCCGTCGACCTCGACCACGCGCGCCGCTTCACCCATGAGCACACCATCGCCCTGGAACTCCAGCGCTCCCTGCTCTCCGAGCCGCGTCCGCCGCACCCGCACATCGAGATCGCCACCCGCTACCTGCCGGCCGACCGGAGCGTGCTGGTCGGCGGCGACTGGTTC
This genomic interval from Streptomyces sp. NBC_00464 contains the following:
- a CDS encoding SpoIIE family protein phosphatase → MLADAHADIPSPLDIVALAALIDGTTAGVGVLDTRLRYLYVNPALERLNGVPAAAHLGRTVSEVLPEVDAREDLMRAVLTDGRAREITSSGRTPAASGTATRYWHGAYHRLEVAGQVVGVAGIVLEVKASDEDQRLLAQAQRHLNLLDAATTRIGTTLDMDTTCAELVDLVVPGLADLATVEVFPRDVAPPVRPAPPGVLRLRRAALTAVPWLREAVAQFGVAGDYVDYQEDAAVPRCLATNQPVVENLTGDEQLGRSAPAPERVATYRALGMHSAVIVPVTVRNGPIGVLGLVRAGDSPVFTDEDVVVARELAGRAAVDLDHARRFTHEHTIALELQRSLLSEPRPPHPHIEIATRYLPADRSVLVGGDWFDVIPLPDGRHLKAMGDVMGHGVEAAVAMSHYRSLLRLLADEELPPHRILEQLDRMVERSGLDRAATCLVAVVDRTGGVCEVSSAGHLPPVFIDPGPAGTWLGDVPAGPPLGTGFGGYRTTRVECGPGTVLFMYTDGLVERRGEDIDVSVGRLKELTLPGSGDLEELLDAVLDRFGPGAEDDIAVMASRARPPVAPDDGCATD